A section of the Bradyrhizobium oligotrophicum S58 genome encodes:
- a CDS encoding Mbeg1-like protein, with product MTSSPSAALINAVLAMDVYNRGVNPTLVVNFNRIGSYELVAGSVTSAADNFEAATYQLAGDPSTRIISYRGTDSIADVPGWLGGAGLAGWPTQFPDAEAYYKKWATTSNVSLTGHSLGGGLAGYIAALNDKVAYSYDAMPFEFAAEVRYDQLHGFWGALTSHPVDRYSDIHMISVSGEVLQYVRAAAPILEAPLALLQLGPIAGALAIADAAIGISSEQKTVLASGTDLGLDPVSLHSIALLTMMQWASDNGAQDWKKAAAVLLAPLEDNSIASAVGIPAASAASGEGAPADKMKDMIAYSTVTDASGYGNSAVQALFNGGDVLGNSVSAASAAGYLKNGGVEKALAEIVVEYSALLAQNHDEVTTATSGVIGHEHGIIYQDTAKNLLVADLSSDLWSHADTGSAVDIIGKVALIDAVASFDGDDAALIDTAISVLWGGKTDNLDWLSAALSDASTTVAIDPVSGAIIAATDGALLIAGGGNDTLLGTANDDLLIGGNGSDVLKAGAGDNILVGGVGATYVYAPGDGNDVIINGVASLAKPTGTLDFGNAYTADNFWFVKSGNDLEIDILGTHQQVTVADWYLGGSYQLQEIKAGGLELDTQVSQLVQAMATYAQAHPGFDPTMASQLPTDAHLHDQVAAAWHVIA from the coding sequence ATGACCAGTTCGCCGTCGGCCGCGTTGATCAACGCGGTGCTCGCCATGGACGTCTACAACAGGGGCGTCAACCCGACGCTCGTGGTCAATTTCAATCGCATCGGCAGCTATGAGCTGGTGGCGGGCAGCGTCACCTCGGCGGCCGACAATTTCGAGGCTGCGACTTATCAGCTCGCCGGCGACCCGTCGACGCGGATCATCTCCTATCGCGGCACCGACAGCATCGCCGACGTTCCCGGCTGGCTCGGCGGCGCGGGGCTCGCCGGCTGGCCGACGCAGTTTCCGGACGCCGAGGCCTACTACAAGAAATGGGCGACGACCTCCAACGTGTCGCTGACCGGCCACTCGCTGGGCGGCGGCCTTGCCGGCTACATCGCGGCGCTGAACGACAAGGTGGCTTACTCCTACGACGCGATGCCGTTCGAGTTCGCCGCCGAAGTCCGCTACGATCAGCTGCACGGTTTCTGGGGCGCGCTCACGTCCCACCCGGTCGATCGCTATTCCGACATTCACATGATCTCGGTCTCCGGTGAGGTCCTGCAATATGTCCGGGCCGCGGCACCCATTCTGGAAGCTCCGCTGGCGCTGCTGCAGCTCGGACCGATCGCAGGCGCGCTCGCGATCGCCGATGCGGCGATCGGCATCTCGTCCGAGCAGAAGACCGTGCTGGCCTCGGGCACCGATCTCGGGCTGGATCCGGTCAGCCTGCACTCGATCGCGCTGCTCACGATGATGCAGTGGGCGAGCGACAATGGCGCGCAGGACTGGAAGAAGGCGGCGGCCGTGCTGCTGGCGCCGCTCGAGGACAATTCGATTGCGTCGGCGGTCGGCATCCCCGCGGCCAGTGCCGCGAGCGGCGAGGGCGCGCCGGCCGACAAGATGAAGGACATGATCGCCTACTCGACAGTGACGGACGCGAGCGGTTACGGCAACAGCGCCGTGCAGGCGCTGTTCAACGGCGGCGACGTGCTCGGCAACAGCGTGAGTGCGGCAAGCGCCGCGGGCTACCTGAAGAACGGCGGTGTCGAGAAGGCGCTGGCCGAGATCGTGGTCGAGTATTCGGCGCTGCTGGCGCAAAACCACGACGAGGTGACGACCGCGACCTCCGGCGTGATCGGTCACGAGCACGGCATCATCTATCAGGACACGGCCAAGAACCTCCTGGTCGCGGATCTGTCATCCGATCTGTGGTCGCATGCCGACACCGGATCGGCGGTCGACATCATCGGCAAGGTCGCATTGATTGATGCCGTCGCGAGCTTCGATGGCGACGACGCGGCGCTCATCGACACGGCCATCAGCGTGCTCTGGGGCGGCAAGACGGACAATCTCGACTGGCTCAGTGCGGCGCTGAGCGATGCATCGACCACGGTTGCGATCGATCCCGTGTCGGGTGCGATCATTGCGGCAACCGACGGCGCTCTCCTGATCGCGGGCGGCGGCAACGACACGCTGCTGGGGACCGCCAATGACGACCTGCTGATCGGCGGCAATGGCAGCGACGTGCTCAAGGCCGGTGCCGGCGACAACATCCTGGTCGGCGGCGTCGGCGCGACCTATGTCTACGCGCCCGGCGACGGCAACGACGTCATCATCAACGGCGTCGCCTCGCTGGCGAAGCCGACCGGAACACTCGACTTCGGCAATGCCTACACGGCCGACAATTTCTGGTTCGTCAAATCCGGCAACGACCTCGAGATCGACATTCTCGGAACTCATCAGCAGGTGACGGTGGCCGACTGGTACCTCGGCGGCTCCTATCAGTTGCAGGAGATCAAGGCCGGCGGT
- a CDS encoding COG3904 family protein — protein sequence MASALNRRVHAWLADNPDESILRWVFRTIIVVTFGVVAADLVELNGPHASSDTAPPQFDVQRQQPDVEAEPPSVLAPLLKRLMPLPQGDRALQQPIQFELRGGGRLYATGTITPGSARAFTDEVERHGEYVKAIVLNSPGGSVADALAMGRLIRTRKFATEIEAGKYCASSCPLVFAGGIERRAGERAIIGVHQIAAVPTGAATVRATDDMSLAQNISARCQRYLADMGIDLKVWVHAMETPHDQLFTFKPDELKSLNIVTSAPESRPEKPRT from the coding sequence ATGGCCTCGGCGCTGAACCGACGCGTCCATGCGTGGCTTGCCGACAATCCCGACGAGAGCATCCTGCGCTGGGTCTTTCGCACGATCATCGTCGTCACCTTCGGGGTGGTTGCGGCCGATCTCGTCGAGCTGAATGGTCCGCATGCTTCATCAGACACGGCCCCACCTCAGTTCGACGTTCAGCGCCAGCAGCCGGATGTCGAGGCCGAGCCGCCCTCGGTTCTGGCGCCGCTGCTGAAGCGGTTGATGCCGCTGCCGCAGGGCGACCGCGCCTTGCAGCAACCAATTCAGTTCGAGTTGCGCGGCGGCGGCCGGCTCTACGCGACCGGCACGATCACGCCGGGCAGCGCGCGGGCGTTCACCGACGAGGTCGAGCGGCACGGCGAATACGTCAAGGCCATCGTGCTGAACTCGCCGGGCGGCTCCGTCGCCGACGCGCTCGCGATGGGCCGCCTGATCCGGACGCGAAAATTCGCGACCGAAATCGAGGCCGGCAAATATTGCGCTTCGTCGTGTCCACTCGTGTTCGCCGGCGGCATCGAGCGGCGCGCCGGCGAGCGGGCCATCATCGGCGTGCATCAGATTGCCGCAGTCCCGACCGGCGCTGCGACAGTGAGGGCAACCGACGACATGAGCCTCGCCCAGAACATCTCGGCGCGCTGCCAGCGCTACCTTGCGGACATGGGCATCGATCTGAAGGTCTGGGTGCATGCGATGGAAACGCCGCATGACCAGCTGTTCACCTTCAAGCCCGACGAGCTCAAATCACTCAATATCGTCACCTCGGCGCCGGAATCGCGTCCCGAAAAACCGCGTACTTAG
- a CDS encoding DsbA family protein — translation MKRSTSDATAAPTNRREVLGLFGAGAALSLWPRASRAQDGDEPDEASVLRDPDAPVLGNAAGDIAIVEWFDYNCPYCRKLDPELQQVVHDDGKVRWVLKEWPILGPVSVVAARMALACKYQDRYAKAHDALIGTSSKLTEPRIDELLAEAGVDVDRARRDLATNAKAIDKMLARNDSQARGLRFRGTPSFIVGKFRVPGVLTMAQFEQVIADARKAKTAK, via the coding sequence ATGAAACGCAGCACATCGGACGCGACCGCGGCACCGACAAACCGGCGTGAGGTTCTTGGGCTTTTTGGCGCCGGCGCCGCGCTGTCTTTGTGGCCCCGCGCCAGCCGCGCCCAGGACGGCGATGAGCCCGACGAGGCCTCAGTGCTGCGCGATCCCGATGCGCCGGTGCTGGGCAATGCGGCCGGCGACATCGCGATCGTCGAATGGTTCGACTACAATTGTCCCTATTGCCGCAAGCTCGATCCCGAGCTGCAGCAGGTCGTGCACGACGACGGCAAGGTGCGCTGGGTGCTCAAGGAATGGCCGATCCTCGGACCGGTGTCGGTGGTGGCGGCGCGCATGGCGCTGGCCTGCAAATATCAGGACAGATACGCGAAGGCGCACGACGCGCTGATCGGCACCAGCTCGAAGCTCACCGAGCCGCGCATCGATGAGCTGCTCGCCGAGGCCGGCGTCGATGTCGATCGCGCCAGGCGCGATCTTGCGACCAATGCCAAGGCCATCGACAAGATGCTGGCGCGCAACGACAGCCAGGCGCGTGGCCTGCGATTCCGTGGCACGCCGTCCTTCATCGTCGGGAAGTTCAGGGTGCCCGGCGTGCTCACCATGGCGCAGTTCGAGCAGGTGATCGCGGACGCGCGCAAGGCCAAAACGGCCAAATAG
- a CDS encoding sulfite exporter TauE/SafE family protein, translated as MISATQGILGVLSGGLVGFSLGLVGGGGSVLAVPLMVYVVGVPEPHIAIGSSAIAVATNAALNLVNHARGGTVIWPVAALFAAAGILGAFVGSLLGKMVDGQKLLALFALVMMVIAMLMLKTRARVGIPDVKMSMANLPAVVGFGLATGTLSGFFGIGGGFLIVPALMAATGMPIMNAVSSSLVAVTTFGLTTASSYAWSGLVAWDLAGLFIAGGIAGGLAGTRLARHLSERRGALNVVFSVVIAAVALYMLTRSLLHIWS; from the coding sequence ATGATTTCTGCGACTCAAGGCATTCTCGGCGTGCTCAGTGGCGGCCTCGTCGGGTTCTCGCTCGGCCTCGTCGGCGGCGGCGGCTCGGTGCTGGCAGTGCCGCTGATGGTCTATGTCGTCGGCGTGCCCGAGCCGCACATCGCGATCGGGTCGAGCGCGATCGCGGTCGCCACCAATGCCGCTCTCAACCTCGTCAACCATGCGCGCGGCGGCACCGTGATCTGGCCGGTGGCGGCGCTGTTCGCGGCGGCCGGCATCCTCGGCGCCTTCGTGGGCTCGCTGCTCGGCAAGATGGTCGACGGCCAGAAGCTGCTGGCGCTGTTCGCGCTGGTGATGATGGTCATCGCGATGCTGATGCTGAAGACGCGCGCGCGTGTGGGCATTCCCGACGTCAAGATGAGCATGGCCAATCTCCCCGCCGTCGTCGGCTTTGGCCTTGCGACCGGCACGCTGTCCGGCTTCTTCGGCATTGGTGGCGGCTTCCTGATCGTGCCGGCGCTGATGGCTGCCACCGGCATGCCGATCATGAATGCGGTGAGCTCGTCGCTGGTGGCGGTGACCACGTTCGGGCTCACCACGGCGTCGAGCTATGCTTGGTCGGGGCTGGTGGCCTGGGACCTCGCCGGGCTGTTCATCGCAGGCGGGATCGCCGGAGGGCTTGCCGGCACGCGCCTGGCGCGCCATCTGTCGGAACGGCGCGGCGCATTGAACGTGGTGTTTTCGGTCGTCATTGCGGCGGTGGCGCTGTACATGCTGACGCGCAGCCTGCTGCATATCTGGAGCTGA
- a CDS encoding PsiF family protein: MVFTARAAAAAAVIVALTAAGPASSQPSLTLPARPDAATDKFATMDKPARRAISVACSKEADDQGLKGKPRGKFRSACKRDKAAAAASTAVPDKPK; encoded by the coding sequence ATGGTTTTCACTGCCCGCGCCGCTGCTGCGGCTGCCGTCATCGTCGCCCTGACGGCCGCGGGCCCGGCCTCGTCCCAGCCCTCACTGACCTTGCCGGCGCGCCCCGACGCGGCCACCGACAAGTTCGCGACCATGGACAAGCCGGCCCGCCGGGCGATCTCCGTGGCCTGCTCCAAGGAGGCCGACGACCAGGGGCTGAAGGGCAAGCCGCGCGGCAAATTCCGCTCCGCCTGCAAGCGCGACAAGGCGGCGGCAGCCGCGAGCACGGCGGTGCCCGACAAGCCGAAATGA
- a CDS encoding AbrB family transcriptional regulator, which produces MRQIISSLPFDLPSRAKTLGALETLALGTAGGLIFLVAHLPGGLISGAMIATAIAAIAGRPLAMPPILTQTVLLLLGISIGAVVSRELINHVSAYPLTIALLALATFCSTFGSSLYLQRIHGWDRTSALLAGSPGALSQITMLAVERGADLPAIAVVQTLRVIILTAALPLVLAIAGVAPAAPISLGQSVASPLGLLALLVASLGAAMLMQLIKFPASWLFGAMVASGVLHGTGLIEGGLPEWMRGVALVGIGALIGSRFARMRVKTLVGHIRAALGSFAIAVAISAAFVTVIVLTTHVRFSDTIVAFAPGAMDAMMALALTLHIDPIFVGAHHLSRFVFVTIATPGIVHLFGRPQDDVDD; this is translated from the coding sequence GTGCGCCAGATCATCTCCTCCCTCCCGTTCGACCTGCCGAGCCGCGCCAAGACCCTGGGCGCGCTCGAGACGCTCGCCCTCGGCACTGCCGGCGGCCTGATCTTCCTCGTCGCCCATCTGCCGGGCGGCCTGATCTCCGGCGCGATGATCGCGACCGCGATCGCCGCGATTGCCGGCCGCCCCCTGGCGATGCCGCCGATCCTGACCCAGACCGTGCTGCTGCTGCTCGGCATCTCGATCGGGGCGGTGGTGTCGCGCGAGCTGATCAACCATGTCAGCGCCTATCCGCTGACGATCGCGCTGCTGGCGCTGGCGACCTTCTGCTCGACCTTCGGCTCCAGCCTCTATCTGCAGCGCATCCACGGCTGGGACCGCACCTCGGCGCTGCTCGCCGGCAGCCCCGGCGCGCTGTCGCAGATCACGATGCTGGCGGTCGAGCGCGGCGCCGACCTGCCGGCGATCGCCGTGGTGCAGACCCTGCGCGTGATCATCCTGACCGCGGCACTGCCGCTGGTGCTGGCGATCGCCGGCGTCGCGCCCGCCGCGCCGATCTCACTTGGCCAGAGCGTCGCCTCGCCGCTCGGGCTGCTCGCGCTGCTGGTCGCCTCGCTGGGGGCGGCGATGCTGATGCAGCTGATCAAGTTTCCGGCGAGCTGGCTGTTCGGCGCCATGGTCGCGAGCGGCGTGCTGCACGGCACCGGCCTGATCGAGGGCGGCCTGCCGGAATGGATGCGCGGCGTGGCGCTGGTTGGCATCGGCGCGCTGATCGGCAGCCGTTTCGCGCGGATGCGGGTGAAGACCCTGGTCGGCCACATCAGGGCCGCGCTCGGCTCGTTCGCGATCGCGGTGGCGATCTCGGCCGCGTTCGTCACCGTGATCGTGCTGACGACGCATGTGCGCTTCTCGGACACCATCGTCGCGTTCGCGCCGGGCGCGATGGACGCGATGATGGCGCTGGCGCTGACCCTGCACATCGACCCGATCTTCGTCGGCGCCCATCACCTCTCGCGCTTCGTCTTCGTCACCATCGCCACCCCCGGCATCGTCCATCTGTTCGGACGGCCCCAGGACGACGTCGACGATTAG
- a CDS encoding disulfide bond formation protein B, translated as MTNTSVMARPAAGVMSPAVTAALLAAGIAAATLAGAWYMQLVWGLQPCELCLKQRWAYYAIVPLGLLIALAARGGAPRGLVWCGLGLVALAALGNAGLGVYHSGVEWGFWQGPTECTGPVGNLGSAGTLLDRLDSVKVVRCDEVQFRFLGLSLAGYSVLISLFIAAVASWGMTRTRT; from the coding sequence ATGACCAATACGTCTGTGATGGCGCGCCCGGCGGCGGGAGTCATGAGCCCGGCGGTGACGGCGGCCTTGCTGGCGGCCGGCATCGCGGCGGCGACCCTGGCGGGCGCCTGGTACATGCAGCTGGTCTGGGGCCTGCAGCCCTGCGAGCTCTGCCTCAAGCAGCGCTGGGCGTATTATGCGATCGTGCCGCTCGGGCTCTTGATCGCGCTCGCCGCGAGGGGCGGTGCGCCGCGCGGGCTGGTCTGGTGCGGCCTCGGCCTGGTCGCGCTGGCGGCGCTCGGCAATGCCGGGCTCGGCGTCTATCACTCCGGCGTCGAATGGGGCTTCTGGCAGGGCCCCACCGAATGCACCGGGCCGGTCGGCAATCTCGGCAGCGCCGGCACTCTCCTGGATCGGCTCGACAGCGTGAAGGTCGTGCGCTGCGACGAGGTGCAGTTTCGCTTCCTCGGCCTGTCGCTCGCCGGCTACAGCGTGCTGATCTCGCTGTTCATCGCCGCCGTCGCCAGCTGGGGCATGACTCGGACGCGCACCTAA
- a CDS encoding COG4315 family predicted lipoprotein: MFKTSIRTLLAAATMSTLTIGIALAAPTQTGATSKGPALTDDKGMTLYTFDKDSDGKSACNGPCVGNWPVLKAESSDKPADGYTIVTRDDGSKQWAYKGRPLYTFVKDQKPGDVNGDGFLNGAWHIAKP, translated from the coding sequence ATGTTCAAGACCAGCATTCGCACGCTGCTCGCCGCTGCTACGATGTCGACGCTGACGATAGGCATCGCGCTCGCCGCACCGACCCAGACCGGCGCCACCTCCAAGGGGCCGGCACTGACCGACGACAAAGGCATGACGCTCTATACGTTCGACAAGGATAGCGACGGGAAATCCGCCTGCAACGGCCCGTGCGTCGGTAACTGGCCGGTTCTGAAAGCCGAAAGCAGTGACAAGCCGGCTGACGGCTACACGATCGTCACGCGCGACGACGGCTCCAAGCAGTGGGCCTACAAGGGCCGGCCGCTCTACACCTTCGTCAAGGATCAGAAGCCAGGCGACGTGAACGGCGACGGCTTCCTCAACGGAGCCTGGCACATCGCCAAGCCGTGA
- a CDS encoding putative bifunctional diguanylate cyclase/phosphodiesterase: protein MQTAPTECKAAALAKAQAASSLQNIFLTLFSNVAIAVSLALLLYVREGGTLIFWWLAAAISFASLRAGWVSHLKSSGRIERDPQRVLRLLTIMAFASGVLWSVVPLGLPAFSQAHNVNDVVFIMAGTTTGAIIQSLAYSPMAIAFGAPLMGSTVLRMLMSGSDVDYIVAADVAFLTLMLFRASRLGERNFIASQNTAIEATVLAESVAEANHALERLVRTDSLTGLANRGHFRTVAAAACRSGRGVAFLLIDVDNFKTINDARGHDAGDRVIQAIAALLRSACHADDLPVRLGGDEFVVVMQGDDVTSRSVAFAEWLMATLTQPLVIAGQMLPVSCSIGIAADAGGNIDIEELSARADVALYRAKDDGRACMRVFDAEMQSALTLQRRLDAELPAALARRELHVEFQPQVAMATQDVIGFEALLRWKHPSAGLIPPPDIVSAAIRLRLSGQLTEFVGERVCAFLRALDRKKAPTVGVSINVSPREFPIHSPAQTLKTVSERYGVDPKRIEIEVTEEAMFDPKRCADELKLIDQYGFGLAIDDFGVGHSSIANLMAVEIDTIKIDRSFIHGIARNRRDQQLVAAITAVALPLGHRLIAEGVENEEDAECLRMLGCSYGQGWLYGRPMREDDAIAWLAQRRHAVATAAEPLPRSA, encoded by the coding sequence ATGCAGACCGCACCCACCGAGTGCAAAGCAGCGGCGCTCGCGAAGGCCCAGGCCGCGAGCTCGCTGCAGAACATCTTTCTGACGCTGTTCTCGAACGTGGCGATTGCGGTCTCGCTGGCGCTGCTGCTCTACGTCAGGGAAGGCGGGACGCTGATCTTCTGGTGGCTGGCAGCCGCCATCTCGTTCGCCTCGCTGCGCGCCGGATGGGTCTCCCACCTGAAGTCCTCGGGACGGATCGAGCGCGATCCGCAGCGGGTGCTGCGCCTTCTCACGATCATGGCCTTCGCAAGCGGAGTGCTGTGGTCCGTCGTGCCGCTCGGACTGCCGGCATTCTCGCAGGCCCACAACGTCAACGACGTCGTCTTCATCATGGCCGGCACCACCACCGGCGCCATCATCCAGAGTCTCGCTTATTCGCCGATGGCGATCGCCTTTGGCGCGCCGCTGATGGGCTCGACCGTGTTGCGGATGCTGATGTCCGGCAGCGACGTCGACTACATCGTCGCAGCCGACGTCGCCTTCCTGACCTTGATGCTGTTCCGCGCATCGCGGCTCGGCGAGCGCAATTTCATCGCGAGCCAGAATACCGCCATCGAAGCGACGGTGCTGGCGGAGTCCGTGGCCGAGGCCAACCACGCCCTGGAGCGGCTGGTCCGCACGGACTCGCTGACCGGGCTCGCCAACCGCGGCCACTTCCGCACCGTGGCCGCCGCGGCGTGCCGTTCCGGGCGTGGGGTCGCATTCCTCCTGATCGACGTCGACAACTTCAAGACCATCAACGATGCCCGGGGCCACGATGCCGGCGACCGCGTCATTCAGGCCATCGCCGCGCTGCTGCGGTCTGCCTGCCACGCGGACGATCTGCCGGTTCGCCTGGGAGGTGACGAGTTCGTCGTCGTGATGCAAGGCGACGATGTCACCAGCCGGTCCGTCGCCTTTGCCGAATGGCTGATGGCCACCCTCACGCAGCCGCTGGTGATCGCGGGCCAGATGTTGCCCGTCAGTTGCTCGATCGGCATCGCCGCGGACGCGGGCGGCAATATCGACATCGAGGAGCTCTCCGCGCGGGCCGATGTCGCGCTCTATCGCGCCAAGGATGACGGCCGCGCCTGCATGCGGGTGTTCGATGCCGAGATGCAGTCCGCACTCACGCTGCAGCGCCGACTCGATGCGGAGCTGCCGGCGGCACTGGCGCGCCGCGAGCTGCACGTCGAATTCCAGCCCCAGGTCGCGATGGCGACCCAGGACGTCATCGGCTTCGAGGCGCTGCTGCGCTGGAAGCATCCGAGCGCCGGCTTGATCCCGCCGCCGGACATCGTCTCCGCGGCGATCCGGCTGCGCCTGTCCGGCCAGCTCACCGAGTTCGTCGGCGAGCGCGTCTGCGCCTTCCTGCGCGCGCTCGACCGCAAGAAAGCGCCGACGGTCGGGGTGTCGATCAACGTCTCGCCGCGCGAGTTTCCGATCCACTCGCCGGCACAGACCCTCAAGACCGTCTCGGAACGTTACGGCGTCGACCCCAAGCGGATCGAGATCGAGGTCACCGAGGAGGCGATGTTCGATCCCAAGCGCTGCGCCGACGAATTGAAGCTGATCGACCAATACGGCTTTGGCCTGGCGATCGACGATTTCGGCGTCGGCCACTCCTCCATCGCGAACCTGATGGCGGTCGAGATCGACACGATCAAGATCGACCGCTCCTTCATCCACGGCATCGCCAGGAATCGCAGGGATCAGCAGCTCGTCGCCGCCATCACCGCCGTGGCGCTGCCGCTCGGCCACCGCCTCATCGCCGAGGGCGTCGAGAACGAAGAGGATGCGGAGTGCCTTCGCATGCTCGGCTGCTCCTACGGGCAGGGCTGGCTCTATGGCCGGCCGATGAGGGAGGACGACGCGATCGCCTGGCTCGCGCAGCGTCGCCACGCTGTGGCAACAGCGGCCGAGCCTCTGCCGCGCAGCGCGTAG
- a CDS encoding HNH endonuclease gives MNAHVSQGGWPVLVLNADFRPLSYYPLSLWSWQDAIKAVFLDRVNIVEYYDRAIRSPSFEIQLPSVVSLKSFVKPSTHPAFTRFNVFLRDRFACQYCHSGDDLTFDHVIPRSKGGQTTWENVVAACSPCNLRKGNLTPQQAKMFPKQAPYAPTVHQLHRNGRLFPPNYLHDSWLDYLYWDTELDP, from the coding sequence TTGAACGCACATGTCTCGCAAGGCGGTTGGCCGGTGTTGGTGCTGAACGCGGACTTCCGGCCGCTGAGTTACTACCCGCTGTCTCTCTGGTCGTGGCAAGACGCGATCAAGGCGGTGTTCCTCGATCGCGTCAACATCGTCGAGTATTACGACCGCGCGATTCGAAGTCCGTCGTTCGAAATCCAGCTGCCCAGCGTGGTTTCGCTGAAATCCTTCGTGAAGCCGTCGACGCATCCGGCTTTCACCCGCTTCAACGTGTTCCTGCGCGACCGCTTTGCCTGCCAGTACTGCCATTCCGGCGACGACCTGACCTTCGATCACGTCATCCCGCGCAGCAAGGGTGGCCAGACCACCTGGGAGAACGTCGTCGCCGCCTGCTCGCCCTGCAATCTGCGCAAGGGCAATCTGACGCCGCAGCAGGCCAAGATGTTTCCCAAGCAGGCGCCCTACGCGCCGACCGTCCACCAGCTCCACCGCAACGGCCGGCTGTTCCCGCCGAACTACCTGCACGACAGCTGGCTCGACTATCTCTATTGGGACACCGAGCTCGATCCGTAG
- a CDS encoding peptidyl-alpha-hydroxyglycine alpha-amidating lyase family protein translates to MSPILGSGEHSYRVVKNWAKLPDGWALTDVASVAVDSKDRVYAFNRGAHPMIVFDRDGNFIRSFGEGLFSRAHGLSIDADDNLYCTDDGDHTVRKCTPEGKVLLTIGLPERPTPFMSGEPFNRCTHTALSPSGEIYVSDGYGNARVHKYRPDGRLIRSWGEPGSDPGQFNIVHNIATDEDGFVYVADRENHRIQIFDGDGRYETQWNNLHRPCALCACGARRKTFIIGELGPGMPVNLNVPNLGPRLTIADAGGKRLARLGGEHGPGLETGRFLAPHGLAIDSRGDIYVGEVGVTNWSTSFPDRPMPDEVMIRLCLQKLERVSA, encoded by the coding sequence ATGTCCCCCATCCTCGGCTCTGGCGAGCACAGCTACCGCGTCGTCAAGAACTGGGCCAAGCTGCCAGACGGCTGGGCGCTGACCGACGTCGCCTCGGTGGCCGTCGACAGCAAGGACCGCGTCTACGCCTTCAATCGCGGCGCCCATCCGATGATCGTGTTCGACCGCGACGGCAATTTCATCAGGAGTTTTGGCGAGGGGCTGTTCAGCCGCGCCCACGGCCTGTCGATCGACGCCGACGACAATCTCTATTGCACCGACGATGGTGATCACACCGTGCGCAAATGCACCCCCGAGGGCAAGGTGCTGCTGACCATCGGCCTGCCGGAGCGTCCGACCCCGTTCATGAGCGGCGAGCCGTTCAACCGCTGCACCCACACCGCGCTGTCGCCGTCAGGCGAGATCTACGTCTCCGACGGCTACGGCAATGCGCGGGTCCACAAATACAGGCCCGACGGCCGGCTGATCCGCAGTTGGGGCGAGCCGGGCTCCGATCCCGGCCAGTTCAACATCGTTCACAACATTGCGACCGACGAAGACGGCTTCGTCTATGTCGCCGACCGCGAGAACCACCGCATCCAGATTTTCGACGGCGATGGCCGCTACGAGACGCAGTGGAACAATCTGCACCGGCCATGTGCGCTGTGTGCCTGCGGCGCTCGGCGCAAGACCTTCATCATCGGCGAGCTCGGTCCGGGCATGCCCGTCAACCTCAACGTTCCCAATCTCGGCCCTCGCCTCACCATCGCGGATGCGGGCGGCAAGCGACTGGCGCGGCTGGGCGGCGAGCACGGCCCGGGCCTGGAAACCGGGCGTTTCCTGGCGCCGCACGGCCTCGCGATCGACAGCCGCGGCGACATCTATGTCGGCGAGGTCGGCGTCACCAATTGGAGCACGAGCTTCCCTGACCGGCCGATGCCCGACGAGGTCATGATCCGCCTCTGCCTGCAGAAGCTGGAGCGGGTTTCGGCCTGA